One part of the Sorangiineae bacterium MSr11954 genome encodes these proteins:
- a CDS encoding zinc metalloprotease codes for MRSKLGVVRIIGLGALATTAAAMAMAGCSAADEGSLDEPLVDDSALSMHQGPKRNCGTREVDDREQDRVNKAIAAAPQRLVSPGVSTIDVYVHVINGGSGTANGDVPLSQINDQIAVLNAAYAGDTGGAETNFRFALASVDRTTHLGWYHVGYGSPEEAAMKSALRKGGKRDLNLYTANVGGGLLGWATFPQDYTSNPNDDGVVLLFSSLPGGSAAPYDQGDTATHEVGHWLGLYHTFQGGCSARNDGVSDTPAEKSAAYGCPTGRNTCTGNKYVGFDPIRNFMDYTDDACMNQFTAGQSDRMDSLVATYR; via the coding sequence ATGCGAAGCAAGCTCGGAGTGGTGCGGATCATCGGGTTGGGAGCGCTGGCGACGACCGCGGCAGCCATGGCCATGGCGGGTTGCAGCGCAGCGGACGAGGGGTCGCTCGATGAGCCGCTCGTCGACGACAGCGCCCTCTCGATGCACCAAGGTCCCAAACGCAATTGCGGTACGCGCGAGGTCGACGATCGCGAGCAAGATCGGGTCAACAAGGCGATTGCAGCGGCGCCCCAGAGGCTCGTTTCGCCGGGGGTCTCGACCATCGACGTCTATGTGCATGTGATCAACGGAGGATCGGGCACCGCCAACGGCGATGTGCCGCTCTCGCAGATCAACGACCAGATTGCGGTGCTCAACGCGGCCTACGCCGGCGATACGGGCGGGGCGGAGACCAACTTCCGCTTTGCGCTAGCCTCCGTCGATCGAACGACCCACCTCGGGTGGTACCACGTCGGCTACGGCTCGCCCGAGGAGGCGGCCATGAAATCGGCGCTGCGCAAAGGGGGCAAGCGCGATCTCAACCTCTACACGGCCAACGTGGGCGGGGGCTTGCTCGGCTGGGCGACCTTCCCGCAAGACTACACGTCGAATCCAAATGACGACGGGGTCGTGCTCCTCTTTTCGTCGCTCCCCGGAGGAAGCGCGGCGCCCTACGATCAAGGCGATACGGCGACCCACGAGGTCGGCCACTGGCTGGGCCTCTACCACACGTTCCAAGGAGGCTGCAGCGCGCGAAACGACGGCGTGAGCGACACGCCGGCCGAGAAGTCCGCCGCCTACGGCTGCCCAACGGGCCGCAACACATGCACGGGCAACAAATACGTAGGCTTCGATCCCATTCGGAACTTCATGGATTACACGGACGATGCGTGCATGAATCAATTCACGGCCGGGCAATCGGACCGAATGGATTCCCTGGTCGCCACGTACCGGTGA
- a CDS encoding sigma 54-interacting transcriptional regulator — MSFAPVRPFALPTELASWDLLERAGAGATSEVWRARRADGTLAALKLVRDGAVGRAEAEVVARLGRTWGPRWLDAGALPDGGWFLATTWVDGEPLDPVEVRGRAAHERELVALRVALGVARGLSELHEAGVRHGDVKPQNIVLDPERATLLDLGLATAWGEPLRGATPRYASPELRERPESVGPEADLFALGVVLSELVGDAGCEPARWAEALRSVSPGARPSAGWVAERARRLWNEKAGRSAEVTDAAAVHGRIRRAYLAVRAREIAPGARVADSLGVPGEWLEEAIRSVSQLRGGGPLRADPGWLGPLSPLGRARWLVALVGPAAAAWPLREDAPGDGELVRRMMDLAQHAPPESWTLEDLTHASESQVTVALGARGAALGAHEARESREGPESDAAGEAREMGGAGEVESMAALVAELERPRPDARALASAEDAIARGSAPQTLIFSAVDALVRAGEIGRAWAALGSGRGEEALLRRAEIARRRGDRGGSEQIALALMAEPSQPPAVAHRARAIAARVAWDAGDVTLAEERLDGARGPRAAEVRALIAYRRGSLAAGRAALEEAIVVSPDAMTSARLMAALGFIEHADGRSAESARAYARAVELSVQAGAVVEEATYLTGLAAAATDGGDIGCALTSATRAALLWERLGRRSDAARAWLARASALATVGASHAADEAAEEAGHRAAESGDRAAHAYARWAIVETRAPGDRRAKDEATFALREIEGDANMDDVARATARLLVWAPDAVDGASLAAIDAIAEGLKPPSRWEWWGARAAAAPAFPPPPEALAALLGLLDVPAPLGSRGPALHAAARLAASRGDGDAARRFELARSAAARTLREHTPLELRGALDAVHWIKAAAPADASDLTLAPAQLEQLASIVRVLGSRDRLRPLLEQVLDAMVLWSGVERGLLLLRAPDGRLVPRAARNLLRRDLVGEQLSLSQGLARQAMETGDAVIAIDAFSNLGPDTHASVHALRLRSVLAVPLMARGETLGVVYLDDRVRRGAFGAREIAWVRLVAGQAAMAIADARDQVLLRRAVRRAERAKAELSRLLGEKEAELFATRAELRTVRGDARYAYDAIAGRSEPICSMLRVVDRVTASDIPVLLVGESGTGKELIARAMHANGARKERAFVSENCAAVPEPLLESTLFGHVRGAFTGAVSTRAGLFDVADGGTFFLDEVGEMPLAMQKKLLRVLQEGEVRPVGSDRTRKVDVRVVCATHRDLAAMVEAKLFREDLFYRLNVITIRVPPLRERTDDIPLLVTHFLEKHAGPNHKKARITKAAMDRLVAYPWPGNVRQLENEIRRAIVLADDKIDVGELSQEIARGGPGAARGAGVGLRARVDALEAELVRDALERTRGNQTKAAEMLGLSRFGLQKMMRRLNVRFGGG, encoded by the coding sequence ATGTCGTTCGCGCCAGTACGGCCGTTCGCCTTGCCCACCGAGTTGGCGAGCTGGGATCTGCTGGAGCGGGCAGGGGCGGGAGCAACCTCCGAGGTCTGGCGGGCCAGACGGGCCGACGGCACCCTGGCCGCGCTCAAGCTGGTCCGTGATGGTGCCGTGGGCCGCGCGGAGGCCGAGGTCGTGGCTCGATTGGGCCGAACATGGGGACCTCGATGGCTCGACGCGGGCGCGCTCCCCGACGGAGGGTGGTTTCTTGCGACCACGTGGGTGGACGGCGAGCCCCTCGATCCGGTCGAGGTGCGCGGGCGCGCGGCCCACGAGCGGGAGCTGGTCGCCTTGCGGGTGGCGCTGGGCGTCGCGCGAGGGCTCTCGGAGCTGCACGAAGCCGGGGTGCGTCACGGCGACGTCAAGCCGCAAAATATCGTGCTCGATCCGGAGCGCGCGACCTTGCTGGACCTGGGGCTGGCCACGGCATGGGGCGAGCCGTTGCGCGGCGCCACCCCGCGCTATGCGTCGCCCGAGCTCCGCGAGCGGCCCGAGTCGGTGGGGCCCGAGGCGGATTTGTTTGCGCTGGGCGTGGTGCTCTCGGAGCTGGTCGGCGACGCGGGATGCGAACCCGCGCGCTGGGCCGAGGCGCTTCGTTCGGTGTCGCCGGGCGCCCGTCCTTCGGCGGGCTGGGTCGCGGAGCGCGCGCGGCGTCTGTGGAACGAAAAGGCCGGCCGCAGCGCGGAGGTGACCGACGCCGCCGCCGTCCACGGACGGATCCGGCGCGCGTACCTGGCCGTGCGCGCGCGTGAGATCGCGCCGGGCGCGCGGGTGGCCGATTCGCTCGGGGTGCCGGGCGAGTGGCTCGAGGAGGCCATTCGCAGCGTGTCGCAGCTTCGGGGTGGCGGGCCTCTTCGCGCGGACCCGGGGTGGCTCGGGCCCCTTTCGCCCCTGGGCCGCGCGCGATGGTTGGTCGCGCTGGTGGGGCCCGCGGCCGCGGCGTGGCCGCTTCGCGAGGATGCGCCGGGCGACGGGGAGCTGGTGCGGCGCATGATGGATCTGGCGCAGCACGCGCCGCCGGAGTCGTGGACCCTCGAGGATCTGACCCACGCCAGCGAGTCGCAGGTGACGGTGGCGCTCGGGGCCCGCGGCGCTGCGCTCGGAGCGCACGAGGCGCGTGAGTCGCGCGAAGGGCCCGAGAGCGACGCAGCCGGCGAGGCGCGCGAGATGGGCGGGGCGGGCGAGGTGGAGTCGATGGCGGCGTTGGTGGCCGAACTCGAGCGACCGCGCCCCGATGCGCGCGCGCTGGCCTCGGCGGAGGACGCGATCGCGCGGGGCAGCGCGCCGCAGACGCTGATCTTCTCCGCCGTCGATGCCTTGGTGCGCGCAGGCGAAATCGGTCGCGCGTGGGCGGCGCTCGGCTCGGGCCGGGGCGAGGAGGCGCTCTTGCGGCGCGCGGAGATCGCGCGCCGGCGCGGCGATCGGGGCGGGTCGGAGCAAATTGCGCTCGCGTTGATGGCGGAGCCTTCGCAGCCTCCGGCGGTGGCGCATCGCGCGCGGGCGATCGCGGCCCGGGTCGCGTGGGACGCGGGCGACGTGACCCTCGCCGAAGAGCGGCTCGATGGCGCGCGCGGCCCGCGTGCGGCCGAGGTGCGCGCGCTCATCGCGTACCGCCGCGGATCGCTCGCGGCGGGGCGGGCGGCGCTCGAGGAGGCCATCGTGGTGTCCCCCGACGCGATGACGTCGGCCCGGCTCATGGCGGCGCTCGGGTTCATCGAGCACGCCGACGGTCGCTCGGCCGAGAGCGCGCGCGCCTATGCGCGGGCGGTGGAGCTCTCGGTGCAGGCGGGCGCCGTGGTCGAGGAGGCCACGTACCTGACGGGCCTCGCCGCCGCCGCCACCGACGGCGGCGACATTGGGTGCGCGCTCACCAGCGCGACCCGGGCCGCGCTTTTGTGGGAGCGCCTCGGCCGCCGCTCCGACGCGGCGCGCGCATGGCTGGCCCGCGCGAGCGCCCTCGCCACGGTGGGCGCGTCGCACGCGGCCGACGAAGCCGCGGAGGAAGCGGGGCATCGCGCGGCCGAGTCGGGCGATCGCGCCGCGCATGCCTATGCGCGCTGGGCCATCGTGGAGACGCGCGCGCCCGGTGATCGACGCGCCAAGGACGAAGCCACCTTTGCGCTGCGCGAGATCGAGGGCGACGCCAACATGGACGACGTGGCCCGTGCCACCGCGCGCCTGCTCGTCTGGGCACCCGACGCGGTCGACGGCGCGTCGCTCGCGGCCATCGACGCCATCGCCGAGGGCCTCAAGCCGCCCTCGCGCTGGGAGTGGTGGGGCGCCCGCGCGGCCGCCGCACCGGCCTTTCCTCCGCCCCCCGAGGCGCTGGCGGCGCTGCTTGGCCTGCTCGACGTCCCCGCGCCGCTGGGATCGCGCGGTCCCGCGCTCCACGCGGCCGCGCGCTTGGCCGCCTCGCGCGGCGACGGCGACGCGGCGCGAAGGTTCGAGCTGGCGCGATCGGCTGCCGCGCGCACCCTGCGCGAGCACACGCCGCTCGAGCTTCGCGGCGCGCTCGATGCGGTGCACTGGATCAAGGCCGCGGCGCCGGCGGATGCCTCAGACTTGACGCTCGCCCCCGCGCAGCTCGAGCAGCTCGCCTCCATCGTGCGCGTGCTCGGATCGCGCGATCGCCTTCGCCCGCTCCTGGAGCAGGTGCTCGACGCCATGGTGCTCTGGTCGGGGGTGGAGCGCGGCCTTTTGCTCTTGCGCGCCCCCGACGGGCGCCTGGTGCCGCGCGCCGCTCGCAACCTTTTGCGGCGCGACTTGGTGGGCGAGCAGCTCTCGCTCTCGCAAGGGCTGGCGCGTCAGGCGATGGAGACGGGCGACGCGGTCATCGCCATCGACGCCTTCTCCAACCTGGGCCCGGACACCCACGCCTCCGTGCACGCCCTGCGGCTCAGGAGCGTGCTCGCCGTGCCGCTCATGGCCCGCGGCGAGACCCTCGGCGTCGTCTACCTGGACGATCGCGTCCGACGCGGCGCATTTGGCGCGCGCGAGATCGCGTGGGTGCGGCTGGTCGCCGGCCAGGCGGCGATGGCCATCGCCGACGCGCGCGATCAGGTGCTCCTGCGCCGCGCGGTCCGCCGCGCCGAGCGCGCCAAGGCCGAGCTCTCGCGGCTGCTCGGCGAGAAAGAAGCGGAGCTGTTCGCGACCCGCGCCGAGCTTCGCACGGTGCGCGGCGACGCGCGCTACGCGTACGACGCCATCGCCGGGCGCAGCGAGCCCATTTGCAGCATGCTCCGGGTCGTCGACCGGGTGACCGCGAGCGACATCCCCGTGCTCCTGGTGGGCGAATCGGGCACCGGCAAGGAGCTCATCGCGCGGGCCATGCACGCGAACGGCGCGCGAAAGGAGCGCGCGTTCGTCTCGGAGAACTGCGCGGCCGTGCCCGAGCCGCTGCTCGAGTCCACGCTCTTCGGCCATGTGCGCGGGGCCTTCACGGGGGCCGTCAGCACGCGGGCCGGCTTGTTCGACGTGGCCGACGGCGGCACCTTCTTCCTCGACGAGGTGGGCGAGATGCCGCTCGCCATGCAAAAGAAGCTGCTCCGCGTCCTGCAGGAGGGCGAAGTGCGACCCGTCGGCAGCGACCGCACGCGCAAGGTCGACGTGCGCGTCGTCTGCGCGACGCACCGCGATCTCGCGGCGATGGTCGAGGCGAAGCTCTTTCGCGAGGACCTTTTCTACCGGCTCAATGTCATCACCATCCGCGTTCCGCCGCTTCGTGAGCGCACCGACGACATCCCGCTCCTGGTGACGCACTTCCTCGAGAAGCACGCTGGCCCGAACCACAAGAAAGCGCGCATCACCAAGGCCGCGATGGATCGCCTCGTGGCCTACCCTTGGCCGGGCAACGTGCGCCAGCTCGAGAACGAGATCCGGCGCGCCATCGTCCTCGCCGACGACAAGATCGACGTGGGTGAACTTTCACAGGAGATCGCGCGCGGCGGACCCGGTGCGGCGCGCGGGGCAGGGGTCGGTTTGCGGGCGCGCGTCGATGCGCTGGAGGCGGAGCTCGTGCGGGATGCGCTGGAGCGCACGCGTGGAAATCAGACCAAAGCGGCCGAGATGCTCGGGCTCTCCCGTTTTGGCTTGCAGAAAATGATGAGACGGCTCAACGTCCGCTTCGGAGGCGGCTGA
- a CDS encoding GNAT family N-acetyltransferase — MSKPTDEEIVYRRANHDDPADRERILGILREYLTSVGEPGVADARYQWLYRKNPALTAYTFLASDRATREVVGLTSLFPRPVWVHGQTFLGAIGGDGYVTPRYRRRGIITRLHSEALRVMSDRDEAVSFMYGPPEPNNLKALLHAGASRVGQVQRFVRPLDADGFGARVTAHMAQWAAPLRKPLAWALSPRRSKLRLLELGDQPDARVDRVWHATVDAFEGTKHVIPVRDAPFYAWRFGPSSEGGIGRQRGYLVLDGETPVAAVALERHEGKAAIVDVTAPPRWLARTYRAIFDACRDVASIHFEVHTPCPRLQMTLYRLGFLPRTSKPFQVHVGPHHPAYDALVRPNAWRYMWGDGDVTRVL, encoded by the coding sequence ATGTCCAAACCAACAGACGAAGAGATCGTTTACCGCCGCGCCAACCACGACGATCCGGCCGATCGCGAACGGATCCTCGGGATTTTGCGCGAGTACCTCACCTCCGTTGGCGAGCCCGGCGTTGCAGACGCGCGCTACCAGTGGCTGTATCGGAAAAACCCCGCGCTCACCGCGTACACCTTCTTGGCGTCCGATCGCGCCACGCGGGAGGTGGTGGGCCTCACGTCGTTGTTTCCGCGTCCCGTTTGGGTCCACGGGCAGACCTTTCTGGGCGCCATCGGCGGCGATGGGTATGTCACCCCGCGCTACCGAAGGCGCGGGATCATCACCCGTTTGCATAGCGAGGCGCTGCGCGTGATGAGCGATCGCGACGAGGCGGTGAGCTTCATGTACGGCCCCCCGGAGCCGAACAACTTGAAGGCGCTGCTCCACGCGGGGGCCTCGCGCGTGGGCCAGGTGCAAAGGTTCGTGCGGCCGCTCGACGCCGATGGCTTCGGCGCCCGCGTGACCGCGCACATGGCGCAATGGGCGGCGCCGCTGCGAAAGCCGCTGGCGTGGGCGCTTTCACCGCGTCGAAGCAAGTTGAGGCTGCTGGAGCTCGGCGACCAACCCGATGCGCGCGTCGACCGCGTTTGGCACGCGACCGTCGACGCGTTCGAGGGCACGAAGCACGTGATCCCCGTGCGCGACGCGCCCTTTTACGCGTGGCGATTCGGGCCCTCGAGCGAGGGGGGGATCGGCCGGCAGCGCGGCTACTTGGTCCTCGATGGCGAGACACCGGTGGCCGCCGTCGCGCTGGAGCGCCACGAGGGCAAGGCCGCCATCGTGGACGTCACGGCCCCACCTCGGTGGCTCGCGCGAACCTACCGCGCCATTTTCGATGCATGCCGCGATGTTGCGTCGATTCACTTCGAGGTGCACACCCCCTGTCCGCGGCTGCAAATGACGCTCTACCGGCTCGGGTTTCTCCCGCGCACGAGCAAGCCGTTTCAGGTCCATGTCGGCCCGCATCACCCGGCGTACGATGCGCTCGTTCGGCCCAACGCATGGCGGTACATGTGGGGCGATGGGGATGTCACTCGGGTTCTTTGA
- a CDS encoding Hsp70 family protein, with protein sequence MFVDRPVGIDLGTTNSEIALCHPSERRIHLYTDRFGRKTMPSAVAWDPKTQSLLVGHAARARRTRARTQGDAIVESIKRKMGQTVKTMVGPKALLPEEISAAILTELCARFREYLAADAEPEVEMRVTRATVTVPAYFDAPQVEATRRAAEASGLEVLSILQEPTAAAIHATWKHRLGDGTFLVYDLGGGTFDVSVVRCIGGEYQVLAIDGDNYLGGDDLDRRFAEHLRADLVKRGYTLDLDVRQSPDDAVRWSKLVHLAQEIKESLSTRDVVHVSKQDMFDDQGGESVAYEAEIGRAHYDAVVASLIDTTLVCCERALEKSQKMAGVGIAEIDHVLLVGGSTRVPRVVQRVTEALAAKSKNGKPLQDEVDTCVALGAAIHAAQLGGLRIGDVDKKTMVSFVSPLVGQGKHLRLGVRVEQAPEGTQGLAVREGEGTLAEAAVAIGQQVRLDVPLGEQEENPAVLALVGKDGGTLVELNFKLYRGDARPRASALSRPSVIAKDIALEVVRAGRRERRVLLAHGTGLPAKVKREFFTMDQSGRVVLRLLQDRLPIKTLVIEVPGDTKVGTRVDLELACDESMRMHARAEVAGQELWALVEAPSAARYEKVEAILALLDEAEQAGRALWGAYGQIYQRESERLITSIRELIAIDPDKCDALCQKLRLLVDEFRGGEQEEMTPPMHRFEQVLNSLRRIVYRATGSLVGMDRAAWEERIGRIVAEAERAYEASDGPSWRRIFNETQALVETAYQEELSSVRHDDPSYLARRFATVFAWTSRLELELEDFQPSAAEEVRPVQVAEKERLTAWLREKCAKPLAALDGNGDAAQTRRTLEQVASELERIQAALERIPSIGLVTDRGTR encoded by the coding sequence ATGTTCGTCGACCGTCCCGTTGGCATCGACCTTGGTACGACCAACTCCGAGATTGCGCTCTGTCATCCTTCGGAGCGACGCATTCACCTTTACACGGATCGCTTTGGTCGCAAGACCATGCCTTCGGCCGTCGCCTGGGATCCCAAGACGCAGTCGCTTTTGGTCGGTCACGCGGCCCGCGCCCGCCGCACCCGCGCGCGCACGCAAGGCGACGCCATCGTGGAGTCGATCAAGCGCAAGATGGGGCAGACCGTCAAGACCATGGTCGGCCCCAAGGCGCTCTTGCCGGAGGAGATTTCGGCCGCCATTTTGACCGAGCTTTGCGCGCGCTTTCGCGAATACCTCGCCGCGGACGCCGAGCCGGAGGTGGAGATGCGGGTCACCCGCGCCACCGTCACCGTCCCCGCCTACTTCGATGCCCCGCAGGTGGAGGCCACCCGCCGCGCCGCCGAGGCGAGCGGCCTGGAGGTGCTCAGCATTTTGCAAGAGCCGACGGCCGCCGCCATCCACGCCACGTGGAAGCACCGCCTCGGCGACGGCACGTTCCTCGTTTACGACTTGGGCGGCGGCACCTTCGACGTCTCCGTCGTGCGCTGCATCGGCGGTGAGTACCAGGTGCTCGCCATCGACGGTGACAACTACCTCGGCGGCGACGATTTGGACCGGCGCTTCGCCGAGCACCTGCGGGCCGACTTGGTGAAGCGCGGCTACACCCTCGATCTCGACGTGCGCCAGAGCCCCGACGACGCGGTCCGATGGTCCAAGCTGGTCCACCTCGCGCAGGAGATCAAAGAGTCCCTCTCCACGCGCGACGTCGTGCACGTCTCCAAGCAGGACATGTTCGACGATCAAGGCGGCGAGAGCGTGGCCTACGAGGCCGAGATCGGCCGCGCCCACTACGATGCCGTGGTGGCGAGCTTGATCGACACCACCTTGGTCTGCTGCGAGCGCGCGCTGGAGAAGAGCCAGAAGATGGCCGGCGTCGGGATCGCGGAGATCGATCACGTGCTCCTGGTGGGCGGCTCGACCCGCGTACCCCGCGTGGTGCAGCGGGTGACGGAGGCGCTCGCCGCCAAGAGCAAGAACGGCAAGCCGCTGCAAGACGAGGTGGACACCTGCGTGGCGCTCGGCGCGGCCATCCACGCGGCGCAGCTCGGCGGGCTGCGCATCGGCGACGTCGATAAAAAGACGATGGTCTCCTTCGTATCGCCGCTGGTCGGTCAGGGAAAGCACCTGCGCCTCGGGGTGCGGGTGGAGCAAGCGCCCGAGGGCACCCAGGGCCTCGCGGTGCGCGAGGGCGAAGGTACGCTGGCCGAGGCGGCGGTCGCCATCGGGCAGCAGGTTCGCCTCGATGTTCCGCTCGGGGAGCAGGAGGAGAACCCCGCCGTTCTCGCGCTGGTGGGCAAGGATGGCGGCACCTTGGTGGAGCTGAATTTCAAGCTGTATCGAGGCGATGCGCGGCCCCGTGCGAGCGCGCTCAGCCGCCCCAGCGTGATCGCCAAGGACATCGCGCTCGAGGTCGTCCGCGCAGGGCGCCGGGAGCGGCGGGTGCTCTTGGCGCATGGCACCGGGCTCCCCGCCAAGGTCAAACGCGAGTTCTTCACCATGGACCAGAGCGGGAGGGTGGTCTTGCGCCTGCTGCAGGACAGGCTCCCCATCAAGACGTTGGTGATCGAGGTGCCGGGCGACACCAAGGTGGGCACGCGCGTCGATCTCGAGCTCGCGTGCGACGAGTCGATGCGCATGCACGCGCGCGCCGAGGTCGCGGGCCAGGAGCTCTGGGCGCTGGTGGAGGCGCCATCGGCCGCCCGCTACGAAAAGGTGGAGGCCATCCTGGCGCTGCTCGACGAGGCCGAGCAAGCGGGGCGCGCGCTCTGGGGCGCGTATGGGCAGATTTACCAGCGCGAGAGCGAGCGGCTCATCACCTCCATCCGGGAGCTCATCGCCATCGATCCCGACAAGTGCGATGCGCTCTGCCAAAAGCTGCGCCTCTTGGTCGACGAGTTCCGCGGCGGCGAGCAGGAGGAGATGACGCCCCCGATGCACCGCTTCGAGCAAGTGCTCAACTCCTTGCGGCGCATCGTGTACCGCGCCACCGGCTCGCTGGTGGGCATGGACCGCGCGGCGTGGGAGGAGCGGATTGGGCGCATCGTGGCCGAGGCCGAGCGCGCCTACGAGGCGTCGGACGGACCGAGCTGGCGGCGCATCTTCAACGAGACGCAGGCCCTGGTCGAGACCGCGTACCAAGAGGAGCTCTCCTCGGTGCGCCACGACGATCCCTCGTACCTCGCGCGCCGCTTCGCCACGGTGTTCGCGTGGACCTCGCGGCTCGAGCTGGAGCTCGAAGACTTCCAACCCTCGGCGGCCGAAGAAGTGCGCCCCGTGCAGGTGGCCGAAAAGGAGCGCCTCACGGCCTGGCTCCGCGAGAAGTGCGCCAAGCCGCTCGCGGCGCTCGACGGCAACGGCGACGCCGCCCAGACGCGGCGCACCTTGGAGCAAGTGGCGTCCGAGCTCGAACGCATCCAAGCGGCGCTCGAGCGCATTCCCTCGATCGGCTTGGTGACCGATCGCGGAACCCGCTGA
- a CDS encoding serine/threonine protein kinase, with protein MVSRPPRLPSLESDHVPRDERSLINKVLAGKYLVRSIIGSGGVGTVYEAIDRTLRRTVAIKVPHKTASDVILQRFLREGRAGAAIAHPNVCALYDVGPLDDGTPFLVMERLFGDTLADRLERTPKLELSALITMMTQVLSGLHAAHAQGIVHRDMKPENIFVCRPVGGEALVKVLDFGASKLDGFLLSDDDNLDALTATGYAVGTPYYMAPEQARGERDPDGRLDIFACGTIIYEALTGVRPFEGNHFSEIFKSIAAADPKPIRSLEPSLPESITPVLARAMAPSRDARYPTAGAFARALESLKHATSESSPQVREEPTSERLAYLRQRFHELAVLYRKGSSSGSSSSKSGSGGGGGRASPSVSPSSPPGEASSTEIPVFFDEESSPSSPASTIPPPMSSASREPAYSIEDSHRQRILTERDPVSSHEPGAVEEG; from the coding sequence GTGGTGAGCAGACCGCCCCGACTGCCGTCCTTGGAGTCGGATCATGTGCCGCGCGACGAACGGAGCCTGATCAACAAGGTGCTCGCGGGAAAGTATCTCGTGCGAAGCATCATTGGTTCCGGCGGCGTTGGCACGGTCTACGAAGCCATCGATCGGACCTTGCGGCGCACGGTCGCCATCAAGGTTCCCCATAAGACCGCGAGCGATGTGATCCTCCAGCGCTTCCTTCGCGAGGGCAGGGCAGGTGCGGCCATCGCGCATCCAAACGTGTGCGCGCTGTACGACGTCGGCCCGCTCGACGACGGAACTCCCTTTTTGGTCATGGAGCGGCTCTTCGGCGACACGCTCGCCGACCGGCTGGAGCGAACGCCCAAGCTGGAGCTGTCGGCGCTCATCACCATGATGACCCAAGTGCTGAGCGGCCTGCACGCCGCGCACGCGCAGGGGATCGTTCACCGCGATATGAAGCCGGAAAATATCTTCGTCTGCCGGCCGGTGGGCGGCGAAGCGCTGGTCAAGGTGCTCGACTTCGGCGCCTCCAAGCTCGACGGGTTTTTGTTGAGCGACGATGACAACTTGGATGCGCTCACCGCAACCGGCTACGCCGTCGGCACGCCCTATTACATGGCCCCGGAGCAAGCGCGCGGCGAGCGCGATCCCGATGGACGGCTCGATATTTTCGCATGCGGCACCATCATTTACGAGGCGCTCACCGGGGTGCGGCCCTTCGAGGGAAACCACTTCAGCGAGATCTTCAAGTCGATCGCGGCCGCCGATCCCAAGCCGATCCGCAGCTTGGAGCCAAGCTTGCCGGAGTCGATCACCCCGGTGCTGGCCCGCGCCATGGCTCCGTCGCGCGACGCGCGCTACCCCACCGCTGGAGCTTTCGCCCGTGCGCTGGAGTCTTTGAAGCACGCCACGTCGGAGTCCAGTCCGCAGGTGCGAGAAGAGCCCACGAGTGAGCGTCTTGCTTACCTGCGCCAACGCTTCCACGAGCTGGCCGTGCTCTACCGAAAAGGAAGCTCGTCCGGGAGCTCGTCGAGTAAGAGTGGGAGCGGGGGAGGGGGTGGCCGCGCGTCGCCCTCGGTATCGCCTTCTAGCCCGCCCGGAGAGGCATCGTCGACGGAGATCCCGGTGTTCTTCGACGAAGAGAGCAGCCCGAGCAGCCCGGCGTCGACCATCCCGCCGCCCATGAGCAGCGCCTCGCGCGAGCCCGCGTACTCCATCGAGGACTCGCACCGTCAGCGCATTCTCACGGAGCGCGATCCCGTCTCTTCTCACGAGCCAGGGGCCGTCGAAGAGGGCTAG